DNA from Balaenoptera musculus isolate JJ_BM4_2016_0621 chromosome 4, mBalMus1.pri.v3, whole genome shotgun sequence:
tccctttcgccctcccactcccaccccccagcctagGCCTGCTGACCGCGCGGAGCGCCGAGCTGGACTGACCACGGCGGCCTGGAGACGCGAGGAGGAAGCAGCCGGCCCGCCCCTGGGATCGCGCTTTCGCCGCCACTGGGGGGATTGAATTGAGGTGCCGCGACTGCGGGAGGcgagaaggaaggaggagccgCCGCGCGAGTGAGACGGGGGCAGAGCTGAAGAGACCGACACGGAGAAGGAAACGGGAGGAGGATGTCTCGCGGAGCGGCCGACGCACGGATCAACCCGTGACTCTTACAGCGGCGGGCCTCAGACCCCAGCGCGGACGCGGACTTTGTCTTTGGGGGCCCTGCTCTGCCCTTCCTGGTTTCCGGCAAGATCGCAGAGGAGCCGGCGTGCCTCTCTGCCCTCCAGCCTTCCTCACCATGTCCAAGATGCCGGCCAAGAAGAAGAGCTGCTTCCAGATCACCAGTGTCACCACGGCCCAGGTGGCCACTAGCATCACCGAGGACACCGAGAGCCTGGACGATCCGGACGAGTCACGCACAGAGGACGTCTCCTCCGAGATATTCGACGTTTCTCGGGCCACGGATTACGGCCCCGAGGAGGTCTGCGAGCGCAGCTCCTCCGAAGAGACGCTCAACAATGTTGGGGATGCGGAGACTCCCGGTACCGTCTCCCCCAACCTCGTCCTGGACGGACAGCTGGCGGCCGCGGCGGCCACTCCCGCCAACGGAGGAGGAGCCGCTTCGGCCCGCAGCGTGGCTGGGGCGCTGGCCAGTACCCTAGCGGCGGCCGCCACCTCGGCCCCCTCCCCGGGGGCCCCCGGAGCCCCCCCGGTCGCGGGCCCCTCCGCCGGGCCAGGGACTGCCGCCCCCTCGCAGCCCCCCACCACTTGTAGTTCCCGTTTCCGCGTGATCAAGCTGGACCACGGCAGCGGGGAGCCGTATAGACGCGGCCGATGGACGTGCATGGAATACTATGAGCGGGATTCCGACAGCAGCGTCCTGACGCGGTCCGGGGATTGCATTAGGCACAGCAATACTTTTGATCAGACTGCGGATCGGGACAGCGGCCTGGGCGCCACCGGAGGGtccgtggtggtggtggtggcctcCATGCCGGGGGCGCACGGACCCGACTCGGGAACTGACAGTTCCTTGACTGCTGTGTCACAGCTACCCCCGTCGGAGAAAATGAGCCagcccgccccggccccgccgcaGAGTTTTGGCGTTGggcagccgcagccgcagccgccgccCGTAGGTGGGGCTGTGGCTCCGAGCTCGGCTCCGCTGCCGCCGTTCCCGGGAGCCGCGGCCGGGCCGCCGCAGATGATGGCAGCCCCGCCGCCCAGCCAGCCCCAGGGCGCCGCGCCTGGCTCCGTCCCCTCGGGGCCCAACGGACAGGGCCTGCCGCTGACGAATGTAACCCTGGCGCAGCCCGGCCTGGCCCTGCCTCCGCAGCCCGGCCCGGCCGTGGGCGCTTCTGCCGCGCCGCCGCCCCAGCAGTTCGCGTATCCCCAGGCTCAGATTCCGCCGGGCCATCTGCTGCCCGTCCAGCCCGCCGGCCAGAGTGAGTACCTGCAGCCGCACATGGCCGGCCTGCAGCCGCCCAGCCCGGCGCAGCCCTCGTCCGCGGGCGCCGGAGCGGGCCCCGCCGCGTCGGCCGGCCTCCCCGCGGGCCCCGGCCAGAACGCCTCCTCCACGGGCGCGCAGATTATGGGCGCGGCCTCCCTGCCTGGCGAAGCCGTGGCCCCGGGGCCGGGCCTCGCGCAGGGCGGACCGGCCGCCCCCGGTCAGCCGGCCGGAGTGCCCCCGGCTGCCGTGGGAGGCGCGGCGCAGTCGGGCCTGGTTCCCGCCGGGGCCGGGCAGCCGCAGCCCGCGCCTCCGCCGCAGATGGGCGGCAGCGGCACGCCATCGGCAGTGCCCGGCGGCCCTCACGCCGTGGTGCCCGGAGTTCCGAACGTGCCTGCAGCCGCGCCCGCTCCCAGCGTGCCTAGTGTGTCTACCACTTCTGTTACTATGCCAAATGTACCCGCGCCCTTGGCCCAGGCGCAGCAGCTGAGCAGCCATCCTCCGGTCAGCAGGAGCGGCAGCATCATCCAGCACGTGGGGCTGCCCTTAGCGCCAGGCACGGCCAGTGCACCGACGAGTCTACCGCAGTCTGACCTAAGCCAGTTTCAGACTCAGACCCAGCCTTTAGTCGGGCAAGTTGACGATACTAGAAGAAAATCCGAACCCCTACCTCAACCACCACTTTCTCTCATTGCTGAAACTAAGCCTGTTGTGAAGCCTCCTGTTGCAGATGCCCTGGCAAACCCCCTTCAGTTAACACCTATGAACAGTCTCTCCACCTCTGTATTCAGCATAGCTATTCCTGTTGATGGTGATGAAGACAGGtatggaaattttatttgaaatatttgatgGGAATGCTTGACCGGACATTGTAGTTTAGGATGCAACTGTGGGAGATTCTTTTCTCAATTTGAGGCCCTTaatgtttctaaatataaaagttaGTTTGTGTTTAGTAAAATTGATTCATCGGTTCTTGAAAAGACATTAATTTTAGATTACTGATGTTAAAAAAGATGTGTAAGGAGAGAATTGGCGTCACAGTTGTTTAGAAGCACTAAATTGGATAGGAATGCAACATCGTTGATTCAAAAGGGCGGATTTTAGTTTAATCCTCTCAATTTAGAAGTGGTGGCTAGTAGGTTATGCCGTGTAGGGTTGTCCCTTTATTAGATATCAATCACACTTGAACACTTAATGGCAGAGTGTTTTGTCAGTGTGAGTTTTGAGACTGAGAGATAAAATTAAACGTTTCCCATTCTGGAAAACCAGAAAGCCCTCTAGTAGAGAAAGAACCACGTAAGGTATCTCCTCCAGTGTATCTGGAAAGGCTGGAGAGAGAATGGTGAGATGTCAGATCCGGCTTTGAAGATCGTATCTTCTTCAGCCCTTTAGTAAAAGAGGATAGAAGGTCAGGAGGCGTCCCAGTGACTTCtttaagatgctttttttttttttttttttttaaagcaaaaagtgTATTGGAAAGATGTTCTTATCTTCCATCAATCTTTTTACTACAGGCAAGGGAGGTAGGAGACTCTTGACAGTAGTGAAAGCTGTAGTTCTTGAAATTAGAGTAATTTTATAGTAAAAGtataaatgttaacaattggCTCCCTGTATTTAGGGGGGATGCTTTTAAATAGTTTAAGGGAAAATTGGTGTATTGCTATACCAGTTCCAGTACAGTTGATGTTTGGTTATGGTTTAATGAGGATTTTAAGTGGTTTTGAGGAAATGTCACATGAAAATTTGATGTAGTGTGTAtaatacaaatgtttaaaaactgacTTATTACcagatattacatttaaaaattacagagaaagTTTCAGGTACTTTACagttagaaatttattttctgaggtttttgttttgagaGAGGTTAATTTTAGATGTGTTGAAAGAGCAGAactatttttatagatttcttgAATAATTGGTATGTAGACTACAATGAGAGCTGTTAAagctttttcttcctattttcttctgagttccttcacattcttttctttttcatttcgaattagccttgtatttttgttatatacTTCTGTTGGTTTGAAAAATGCTCACTGAAATTCATCTTCTTTGCCTTTTGTAATTcaaagttcatcttttttttgtaGGTGACTTGTTTGTGGGGAGTCTTTCTTCCATTTGAGAACTCTTAGAGAGTACCACGTGTCCATGAGTGAGCTCAGCTAGCTAGTCATGGAGAAATTTTATATGGATGGGACTACCAAGTAAAGACACTGATTCCACAAGCCACTCAAAAATCCCTCTTTACATTTTCTGCCATATTTCACTTCTCACACGTAGGGGCACACCTGAAATGCCACTTGAGTTTATTTGTTCACCTTTGGTAATAGTCAACATGGTAATAGTCAACAGGCATCTTCCCGTTTCTAGCTGCCAGAAGCCAGTTTTTTGTGATGGGTTCATAAATAACCATTTGCTTACTACCTCTCTGTTCCTGTTCACACTGTATCTCTTCAAGAAATGATGACTGGTTTTCTCAACCCCTCACTACCCCAAAAACACCTGCACACCTATGAATGAAGGAtgtgttttctctcctcttcacaCCTCTCAGTTTACAGCATTTGTAATTACATTCCCCAGAACTTTTTGGTGACGATATGGTATGAAGCAGAGAGATCTGTTGATAAATGGAAACTCTGGGATGTATTCTTTAGGGTATGAcctcaaaaatgcatttatttcttctcttacttTATTAAAAGAGTTGAATTTCAAGAATCTCATTTCCAAATTTGTGACTATTTGAACTACAGATACTACTGTATCAGTGTTCTTATCAATTGTAACAGTTAATCCAGTGCAGGGGTTTTCATGTGTGTATAGTCCTATTTTAAATGTGgcgcttccctcccccacccagtcttttaaaatcttcattgCTTATCAaatgtgcatttctaatttttgttataACTTTTTCATTGGTTTCTAATTTAACATGCCAGTTTCCAAGTTGTAGTCTTACACATTTGACTGTTTTTGTCACTGGACCAACACACCTGGTGAAGGAATAAATCCATTAAGTAGAAATCATTTTGgggtctttttaaatttgttttttaatggaaagcCTTTGTAAAAGAGAGGgcatttttaaagttgtattCTTGAAATTAAGTAACAGTTTTTCCAGGCGTATGTTTAAATTACTGAGATGACTACTTTTGAGGAGATAGTACTAACAAAATCAtgattttaatgtgattttaggTTGCCTTCTTAAATTAAAATcttcatacaattttatttgcaGTCATTCAGATGTAAAATAAAGCATATTGGAGTGAGAGGTCTTGAGTAATTATTAATAGGCTGACAAATTTCAGatccttagaaaatatttgtaaaaaaagatgtttaccttttaaaaaaccattaaGACATTAGTAAACACAGTCTATTTTgttgagaaaaggaaggaaaatggaagaTTAACAAAAAGATCGGGTGGTTTAAGTTGATATATTAAGCACTCTATCTTGTGATTTTGTTTCCGTCACTTAATACAAGGATCTGTATTGGCTCATTCTGAgaccatttattttaaagaatcagaCCTTATATACTATCATACCTTTAAAAGGGCTGATGGTTGTgtatacaaaataattaaagtGTTAAATTTCTGAGTTAACATTGCCAATTGACCATATGGTATTAATTAGCATGAAGTTTATATATCATTCTAGTTTATGGTCAGTTGTTGAGATTCTTCAAATTGATTTTGTGTAAACTGGAGGATATAATAATGGTTGAAGATATAGTTCATTAAAAAATGCATAGACACTTTTACAGTGAACGTTACAAAATTTGTTTAAACTACCTACACGCTTAACAGACTCCTATTTGGTAAATAGGGGGAGGTGCAAAATATTACTGGCCCTTTTGGAAAAGGAACACGGTACAGATCATTTTCCATAGATAGCTGACCAATGTGAACTCTGTAGGCCACATGCCAGGAACTCTTATGAATGGCTGCAATTGTGGACTGTCAACTGCAACCAAAAGACTGTTGAAAACCTGATTGTAAGGATCCTCTAGTGGCAGATATCTTTATATCTTGTTAATAGTTTTATTTGTGTAGTTTGCTAATGATTGCTGATAAAATATTATAAGTTGTGAGTGTTAAGTGGTGTGTCATGGTATGTGCTATAAATATAGATTGTGCTTGTAcactttatatatatctatatagacatATGtatgagatatacatatatacacacttctTTTAatggagttttttttcttttaacttgacGTTTAAGAGAGGATTATGTAAATGTATATCAGGAGGCAGAACTGTCACTCTTACTTTGTTTCAAAAATCTATAGGGAACTTCTTAGAACTCTGAAAAAGTCTTACTGCATttagtctttaaaaatgaaagctccTTAACTTGAATCTGTATTTCTTTGGGAGCTTATGGTTCTTTATCAGTATTGAAGTGTGGAGGTAATTTTGTCTTGCAGCTTTACAGTTGATGCTTAAATCACACGCCAGGTACCATCTTAGGCCTATCTAAGTTAGTAAGGATTTTGTAATCAAAGTGTAGTATCTCCTGTGTATGAGTGACATCATTATTTAGTATAAAAATGATACTGATGCATTCATCAGAGTGCCATGTTGATATGCTTTAGTCATAAACCTGGCTCTAAGTTAAGGAAATTATCATAGATTTCCAGAAAGGCCGATGATCCAAAAGAGCCTGAAATTCCTAAAACCAAGAGTTGTATAAGTGGGAGCATGGCCTTTTTTATTCACAGTGATAcacctttgtttaaaattttgtgtgAACTAAATTGTATAGGCTGAACATTGGTtaactttttagaaaatataagggTTTTTATGTGTGTGGGTAAGACACACTCCAAGTAACTAATTTATTAATACTGTCTTTTTCTTGTAAGGGCTGGAGGGTATGTATCTTGAACTAAACTGCCTTTATGAgaagtcatttttgttttttcacagtATTGGTAGTGGGATATATGCTTTCTTCTTTATGAGAATAAATGTAATACCAATCTATTTGTTCTTTGAGAATTCTGATAGCACTAATTTGGAAATGATAAAACATGATACTGGATTTATGAATCTGGTACTTGGTAATTTAGAATAGAGTTTAGTCTTTCTCAGCACTGAAGGAGGTTGGAAGCAGTCATACTCTATAGAGTCCTCTAGTAACAAAGAGCAGCCCCACCAATCAGATGG
Protein-coding regions in this window:
- the TSC22D2 gene encoding TSC22 domain family protein 2 isoform X1, which gives rise to MSKMPAKKKSCFQITSVTTAQVATSITEDTESLDDPDESRTEDVSSEIFDVSRATDYGPEEVCERSSSEETLNNVGDAETPGTVSPNLVLDGQLAAAAATPANGGGAASARSVAGALASTLAAAATSAPSPGAPGAPPVAGPSAGPGTAAPSQPPTTCSSRFRVIKLDHGSGEPYRRGRWTCMEYYERDSDSSVLTRSGDCIRHSNTFDQTADRDSGLGATGGSVVVVVASMPGAHGPDSGTDSSLTAVSQLPPSEKMSQPAPAPPQSFGVGQPQPQPPPVGGAVAPSSAPLPPFPGAAAGPPQMMAAPPPSQPQGAAPGSVPSGPNGQGLPLTNVTLAQPGLALPPQPGPAVGASAAPPPQQFAYPQAQIPPGHLLPVQPAGQSEYLQPHMAGLQPPSPAQPSSAGAGAGPAASAGLPAGPGQNASSTGAQIMGAASLPGEAVAPGPGLAQGGPAAPGQPAGVPPAAVGGAAQSGLVPAGAGQPQPAPPPQMGGSGTPSAVPGGPHAVVPGVPNVPAAAPAPSVPSVSTTSVTMPNVPAPLAQAQQLSSHPPVSRSGSIIQHVGLPLAPGTASAPTSLPQSDLSQFQTQTQPLVGQVDDTRRKSEPLPQPPLSLIAETKPVVKPPVADALANPLQLTPMNSLSTSVFSIAIPVDGDEDRNPSTAFFQAFHLNTIQESKNLWDSASGGGGVAIDNKIEQAMDLVKSHLMYAVREEVEVLKEQIKELVERNSLLERENALLKSLSNNDQLSQLPAQQANAGSTSQQQAVIAQPPQPTQPPQQPNVSSA
- the TSC22D2 gene encoding TSC22 domain family protein 2 isoform X5, which produces MSKMPAKKKSCFQITSVTTAQVATSITEDTESLDDPDESRTEDVSSEIFDVSRATDYGPEEVCERSSSEETLNNVGDAETPGTVSPNLVLDGQLAAAAATPANGGGAASARSVAGALASTLAAAATSAPSPGAPGAPPVAGPSAGPGTAAPSQPPTTCSSRFRVIKLDHGSGEPYRRGRWTCMEYYERDSDSSVLTRSGDCIRHSNTFDQTADRDSGLGATGGSVVVVVASMPGAHGPDSGTDSSLTAVSQLPPSEKMSQPAPAPPQSFGVGQPQPQPPPVGGAVAPSSAPLPPFPGAAAGPPQMMAAPPPSQPQGAAPGSVPSGPNGQGLPLTNVTLAQPGLALPPQPGPAVGASAAPPPQQFAYPQAQIPPGHLLPVQPAGQSEYLQPHMAGLQPPSPAQPSSAGAGAGPAASAGLPAGPGQNASSTGAQIMGAASLPGEAVAPGPGLAQGGPAAPGQPAGVPPAAVGGAAQSGLVPAGAGQPQPAPPPQMGGSGTPSAVPGGPHAVVPGVPNVPAAAPAPSVPSVSTTSVTMPNVPAPLAQAQQLSSHPPVSRSGSIIQHVGLPLAPGTASAPTSLPQSDLSQFQTQTQPLVGQVDDTRRKSEPLPQPPLSLIAETKPVVKPPVADALANPLQLTPMNSLSTSVFSIAIPVDGDEDRIW
- the TSC22D2 gene encoding TSC22 domain family protein 2 isoform X3, coding for MSKMPAKKKSCFQITSVTTAQVATSITEDTESLDDPDESRTEDVSSEIFDVSRATDYGPEEVCERSSSEETLNNVGDAETPGTVSPNLVLDGQLAAAAATPANGGGAASARSVAGALASTLAAAATSAPSPGAPGAPPVAGPSAGPGTAAPSQPPTTCSSRFRVIKLDHGSGEPYRRGRWTCMEYYERDSDSSVLTRSGDCIRHSNTFDQTADRDSGLGATGGSVVVVVASMPGAHGPDSGTDSSLTAVSQLPPSEKMSQPAPAPPQSFGVGQPQPQPPPVGGAVAPSSAPLPPFPGAAAGPPQMMAAPPPSQPQGAAPGSVPSGPNGQGLPLTNVTLAQPGLALPPQPGPAVGASAAPPPQQFAYPQAQIPPGHLLPVQPAGQSEYLQPHMAGLQPPSPAQPSSAGAGAGPAASAGLPAGPGQNASSTGAQIMGAASLPGEAVAPGPGLAQGGPAAPGQPAGVPPAAVGGAAQSGLVPAGAGQPQPAPPPQMGGSGTPSAVPGGPHAVVPGVPNVPAAAPAPSVPSVSTTSVTMPNVPAPLAQAQQLSSHPPVSRSGSIIQHVGLPLAPGTASAPTSLPQSDLSQFQTQTQPLVGQVDDTRRKSEPLPQPPLSLIAETKPVVKPPVADALANPLQLTPMNSLSTSVFSIAIPVDGDEDRNPSTAFFQAFHLNTIQESKNLWDRCHHFLSSAFVICRVIRESVS
- the TSC22D2 gene encoding TSC22 domain family protein 2 isoform X2, with the protein product MSKMPAKKKSCFQITSVTTAQVATSITEDTESLDDPDESRTEDVSSEIFDVSRATDYGPEEVCERSSSEETLNNVGDAETPGTVSPNLVLDGQLAAAAATPANGGGAASARSVAGALASTLAAAATSAPSPGAPGAPPVAGPSAGPGTAAPSQPPTTCSSRFRVIKLDHGSGEPYRRGRWTCMEYYERDSDSSVLTRSGDCIRHSNTFDQTADRDSGLGATGGSVVVVVASMPGAHGPDSGTDSSLTAVSQLPPSEKMSQPAPAPPQSFGVGQPQPQPPPVGGAVAPSSAPLPPFPGAAAGPPQMMAAPPPSQPQGAAPGSVPSGPNGQGLPLTNVTLAQPGLALPPQPGPAVGASAAPPPQQFAYPQAQIPPGHLLPVQPAGQSEYLQPHMAGLQPPSPAQPSSAGAGAGPAASAGLPAGPGQNASSTGAQIMGAASLPGEAVAPGPGLAQGGPAAPGQPAGVPPAAVGGAAQSGLVPAGAGQPQPAPPPQMGGSGTPSAVPGGPHAVVPGVPNVPAAAPAPSVPSVSTTSVTMPNVPAPLAQAQQLSSHPPVSRSGSIIQHVGLPLAPGTASAPTSLPQSDLSQFQTQTQPLVGQVDDTRRKSEPLPQPPLSLIAETKPVVKPPVADALANPLQLTPMNSLSTSVFSIAIPVDGDEDSASGGGGVAIDNKIEQAMDLVKSHLMYAVREEVEVLKEQIKELVERNSLLERENALLKSLSNNDQLSQLPAQQANAGSTSQQQAVIAQPPQPTQPPQQPNVSSA
- the TSC22D2 gene encoding TSC22 domain family protein 2 isoform X4, producing the protein MSKMPAKKKSCFQITSVTTAQVATSITEDTESLDDPDESRTEDVSSEIFDVSRATDYGPEEVCERSSSEETLNNVGDAETPGTVSPNLVLDGQLAAAAATPANGGGAASARSVAGALASTLAAAATSAPSPGAPGAPPVAGPSAGPGTAAPSQPPTTCSSRFRVIKLDHGSGEPYRRGRWTCMEYYERDSDSSVLTRSGDCIRHSNTFDQTADRDSGLGATGGSVVVVVASMPGAHGPDSGTDSSLTAVSQLPPSEKMSQPAPAPPQSFGVGQPQPQPPPVGGAVAPSSAPLPPFPGAAAGPPQMMAAPPPSQPQGAAPGSVPSGPNGQGLPLTNVTLAQPGLALPPQPGPAVGASAAPPPQQFAYPQAQIPPGHLLPVQPAGQSEYLQPHMAGLQPPSPAQPSSAGAGAGPAASAGLPAGPGQNASSTGAQIMGAASLPGEAVAPGPGLAQGGPAAPGQPAGVPPAAVGGAAQSGLVPAGAGQPQPAPPPQMGGSGTPSAVPGGPHAVVPGVPNVPAAAPAPSVPSVSTTSVTMPNVPAPLAQAQQLSSHPPVSRSGSIIQHVGLPLAPGTASAPTSLPQSDLSQFQTQTQPLVGQVDDTRRKSEPLPQPPLSLIAETKPVVKPPVADALANPLQLTPMNSLSTSVFSIAIPVDGDEDRNPSTAFFQAFHLNTIQESKNLWDRYQKRLRYQKSGKLLYL